A single genomic interval of Ramlibacter sp. harbors:
- a CDS encoding helix-turn-helix transcriptional regulator, with protein sequence MFKTRYSRRYKQFLLALRAAREAKGITQVEVANKLRMDQSWVSKVERGERRLDVVELELWCHAIGIDVREFIASY encoded by the coding sequence ATGTTCAAAACTCGATACTCTCGACGCTATAAGCAGTTCCTGCTCGCCCTCCGAGCGGCGCGGGAAGCTAAAGGGATAACCCAAGTCGAGGTGGCCAACAAGCTGCGAATGGACCAGTCTTGGGTTAGCAAGGTCGAGCGCGGCGAACGCCGCTTGGACGTCGTCGAGCTCGAACTTTGGTGCCACGCCATTGGTATCGACGTGCGTGAATTCATCGCGTCCTACTGA
- a CDS encoding helix-turn-helix transcriptional regulator, translating into MNIAYELIFDSSTLNAEVIFSGTRCAQDNLLRNYRSGTLHFIRSGAAQVLAQDQAPFQVDRPSLVFFPSSRAHWVRAVDDAGFDMVCAITNFSEVFSRAVTLSFPHVIVLPLEELSAIRYTLEAFFAEAASPQPGSKQLADRLCEVVLGYLTRYLVDKGSLSPGLLAAASDKRIAAAIKAIHTRFQTALDLQTLAEGAGMSRSRFVERFRDLMGTSPHHYLLTYRMGMAQQMLSSRLPVKTVAERVGYGTTSAFVRKFKEVVGVSPGAWAK; encoded by the coding sequence ATGAACATCGCCTACGAACTGATTTTTGACAGCAGCACCCTGAATGCCGAGGTGATTTTCTCCGGCACGCGCTGTGCGCAGGACAACCTGCTGCGCAACTACCGCAGCGGCACCCTGCATTTCATCCGCTCGGGCGCGGCGCAGGTGCTGGCCCAGGACCAGGCGCCTTTCCAGGTTGACCGGCCGTCACTGGTGTTTTTCCCCAGCAGCCGGGCGCACTGGGTGCGGGCCGTGGATGACGCGGGCTTTGACATGGTCTGCGCCATCACCAATTTCAGCGAGGTCTTCAGCCGCGCCGTCACCCTGTCGTTTCCCCACGTCATCGTGCTGCCCCTGGAAGAGCTTTCAGCGATCCGCTACACGCTCGAAGCTTTTTTTGCCGAGGCGGCCTCGCCGCAGCCTGGCAGCAAGCAGCTGGCCGACCGCCTGTGCGAAGTGGTGCTCGGCTACCTGACGCGCTATCTGGTGGACAAGGGCAGCCTGAGCCCCGGCCTGCTGGCCGCGGCCAGCGACAAGCGCATCGCCGCGGCGATCAAGGCCATCCACACCCGTTTCCAGACCGCGCTGGACCTGCAGACCCTGGCCGAGGGCGCGGGCATGTCACGCTCGCGCTTTGTCGAACGCTTCCGCGACCTGATGGGGACCAGCCCGCACCACTACCTGCTGACCTACCGCATGGGCATGGCCCAGCAGATGCTCTCCAGCCGGCTGCCGGTCAAGACCGTGGCCGAGCGCGTGGGCTACGGGACCACGTCGGCCTTTGTGCGCAAGTTCAAGGAGGTGGTGGGGGTGTCGCCAGGCGCCTGGGCCAAATAG
- a CDS encoding DUF2917 domain-containing protein produces the protein MPSLTTSYDMNLDRRALFSVADASGVQITCREGAIWITLDDDPRDIVLERDASFVTPDHRRAIVYALQPARVTVRSTQAAALPQVTRPAFARPRQLAA, from the coding sequence ATGCCCAGCCTCACAACCTCATACGACATGAACCTGGACCGGCGCGCGCTGTTCAGCGTGGCCGACGCCTCGGGCGTGCAGATCACCTGCCGCGAGGGCGCCATCTGGATCACGCTGGACGACGACCCGCGCGACATCGTGCTCGAGCGCGACGCGAGTTTTGTCACGCCCGACCACCGCCGCGCCATCGTCTATGCGCTGCAACCCGCGCGCGTGACCGTGCGCAGCACGCAGGCCGCGGCGCTGCCGCAAGTCACGCGGCCCGCTTTCGCACGGCCCAGGCAACTGGCGGCCTGA
- a CDS encoding LysR family transcriptional regulator, whose translation MRNGNVKSIASTIGTGTGAGTGPGSGRSALPPLDLLRSFEAAARHLSFTLAGRELFLTQSAVSRQIQQVEASLGVPLFERRHRALVLTEAGLVMQRAVVDCLERLRDATARVRSASASRQVAMTCTPGFASLWLIPRLARFTASHPAVDVRISATLDLLDLQRSQVDVAVRFCPIADGAGAGPPLFEETVVPVCAPGLAQGPTPLRQPADLAHHTLLAVDMPQGMALTVDWEPWLNVMGLPGLRMKNTMRFTQYADAVAAAVAGQGVAIGRLPLLAELLRDGRLVAPFGGGAVSRRGYFVMLSPRAEANADAQDLVRWLRAEAEAAGGP comes from the coding sequence ATGCGTAACGGGAATGTGAAATCAATCGCCAGCACCATCGGCACCGGCACCGGTGCCGGTACCGGGCCAGGCAGCGGGCGCTCCGCGCTGCCACCGCTGGACCTGTTGCGCAGCTTTGAGGCGGCCGCCCGGCATCTGAGCTTCACGCTGGCGGGGCGCGAACTGTTCCTGACCCAGTCGGCCGTGAGCCGGCAGATCCAGCAGGTCGAGGCCAGCCTGGGCGTGCCGCTGTTCGAGCGCCGCCACCGTGCGCTGGTGCTGACCGAGGCCGGCCTGGTGATGCAGCGCGCGGTGGTGGACTGCCTGGAGCGCCTGCGCGATGCCACCGCGCGCGTGCGGTCAGCCAGCGCGTCGCGCCAGGTCGCCATGACCTGCACGCCCGGATTTGCCTCGCTCTGGCTGATTCCGCGGCTGGCCCGGTTCACGGCGAGCCACCCGGCCGTGGACGTGCGCATCTCGGCCACGCTGGACCTGCTGGACCTGCAGCGCAGCCAGGTGGACGTGGCCGTGCGCTTTTGCCCCATTGCCGACGGCGCGGGCGCCGGCCCGCCGCTGTTCGAAGAGACGGTGGTGCCGGTCTGCGCGCCCGGCCTTGCCCAGGGCCCCACGCCGCTGCGGCAGCCCGCCGACCTGGCCCACCACACGCTGCTGGCCGTGGACATGCCCCAGGGCATGGCGCTCACGGTGGACTGGGAGCCCTGGCTGAACGTGATGGGGCTGCCCGGCTTGCGGATGAAGAACACCATGCGCTTCACCCAGTACGCCGACGCGGTGGCCGCTGCCGTGGCCGGGCAGGGCGTGGCCATCGGCCGCTTGCCGCTGCTGGCCGAACTGCTGCGCGACGGGCGGCTGGTCGCGCCCTTTGGCGGCGGGGCGGTGTCGCGGCGCGGCTACTTCGTGATGCTGAGCCCGCGCGCCGAGGCCAATGCCGACGCGCAGGACCTGGTGCGCTGGCTGCGCGCCGAAGCCGAGGCCGCCGGGGGCCCCTGA
- a CDS encoding alkaline phosphatase D family protein: protein MTLAAAAAGTLWLPRSAWSQPRLAADPFTLGVASGSPLPDGVVLWTRLAAPALGAGRRAPVTVHWELAHDEAFTRIEQRGQAQALPALAHAVHVEVAGLAPDRAYFYRFRLGDATSATGRTRTLPAPDAAVRRLRLAYASCQRWEHGYYSAWRHLRADEPDYVLFLGDYIYEYPQAKGAVREPTGGWVATLDEYRQRYALHKSDADLQAMHAACPWLVTWDDHEVQNDYAGLSPGSSGPDVPAFAARRAAAYQAYYEHMPLRAGVLTRALQGLQEGAEMRIYTQARFGQLASLYLLDARQYKDAQVCNREGGPGSSYLDPATCAAWEDPKRTLLGHAQEAWLGDALGRASKGWNIVGQQTVFGQRNARTGGGRYLWNDGWDGYPAARNRLTDALRRNAVANPVMLGGDVHENWVGHLKADYTDPAARSLGVEFCGTSITSRASGSNRKLPERLAANPHFVFAESEHRGYGLADFTPGALTTTLRVVDDVTRPDARVSTLAQFTVAAGRPVVERA from the coding sequence CTGACACTGGCCGCTGCCGCCGCCGGCACGCTCTGGCTGCCGCGAAGCGCCTGGAGCCAGCCACGGCTGGCCGCCGACCCGTTCACCCTGGGCGTGGCCAGTGGTTCGCCGCTGCCGGACGGCGTGGTGCTCTGGACCCGGCTGGCCGCGCCCGCGCTGGGCGCGGGGCGCCGCGCTCCAGTCACCGTGCACTGGGAACTGGCCCATGACGAAGCGTTCACACGCATCGAGCAGCGCGGCCAGGCCCAGGCCCTGCCGGCCCTGGCCCATGCGGTGCACGTGGAGGTGGCGGGCCTGGCGCCCGACCGGGCCTATTTCTACCGTTTCCGCCTGGGCGACGCCACCAGCGCCACGGGCCGCACGCGCACCTTGCCCGCGCCCGATGCCGCGGTGCGCCGCCTGCGCCTGGCCTATGCCTCGTGCCAGCGCTGGGAGCATGGCTACTACAGCGCCTGGCGCCATCTGCGCGCCGACGAACCCGACTACGTCCTGTTCCTGGGCGACTACATCTACGAATACCCCCAAGCCAAAGGCGCCGTGCGCGAGCCCACGGGCGGATGGGTGGCCACGCTGGACGAGTACCGCCAGCGCTATGCATTGCACAAGAGCGATGCCGACCTGCAGGCCATGCATGCGGCCTGCCCCTGGCTGGTGACCTGGGACGACCACGAGGTGCAAAACGACTATGCGGGCCTGTCGCCCGGCAGCAGCGGCCCCGATGTGCCGGCCTTCGCGGCGCGGCGCGCGGCCGCCTACCAGGCCTATTACGAACACATGCCGCTGCGCGCCGGGGTGCTTACACGGGCGCTGCAAGGCCTGCAGGAGGGCGCGGAGATGCGCATCTACACCCAGGCACGGTTCGGCCAGCTGGCCAGCCTGTACCTGCTGGATGCGCGGCAGTACAAGGATGCGCAGGTCTGCAACCGCGAGGGGGGCCCGGGCTCCAGCTACCTGGACCCGGCCACCTGCGCGGCCTGGGAGGACCCCAAACGCACCCTGCTGGGCCATGCCCAGGAGGCCTGGCTTGGCGACGCGCTGGGCCGCGCCAGCAAGGGCTGGAACATCGTGGGCCAGCAGACCGTGTTTGGCCAGCGCAATGCGCGCACCGGCGGCGGGCGCTACCTGTGGAACGATGGCTGGGACGGCTACCCGGCCGCGCGCAACCGCCTGACCGACGCGCTGCGCCGCAACGCGGTGGCCAACCCCGTGATGCTGGGTGGCGACGTGCACGAGAACTGGGTGGGTCACCTCAAGGCGGACTATACCGACCCTGCGGCCCGCTCGCTGGGCGTGGAGTTTTGCGGGACCAGCATCACCTCGCGCGCCTCGGGCAGCAACCGCAAGCTGCCCGAGCGGCTGGCCGCCAACCCGCATTTTGTGTTTGCCGAGTCCGAGCACCGGGGCTATGGCCTGGCCGACTTCACGCCCGGGGCGCTCACCACCACCTTGCGGGTGGTGGACGACGTGACCCGGCCCGACGCCCGGGTCAGCACCCTCGCGCAGTTCACCGTGGCGGCGGGCCGGCCCGTGGTGGAAAGGGCCTGA
- a CDS encoding IS1595 family transposase → MAEHFLLTTACRNFSQHHISQMTDEQVIRFFSQARWGSEDMQACPACGEIANHYWRRSRAQWRCRGCCRDFSVTSGTAFSHRKISLRRILEMIFNFAVSAKGVPAAQLARSHGHRWRTCWLLTAKLREVLLKNRETTLLSGVVQMDGGYFGGKRRDANQHGLRTQAYRDAVAAKVESAPTPRSRRRKQLLPGGVENARRRKNRRVIMVLRELFPEAGSGARRTIVSVARSENDKDAMALAQRFITPGAVVMTDESGAFTQLSHWFDHKTVQHSIEYSTKDGVNDNQAESYFSRIRRAEYGVFHRFTPLYLMDYAQEFVWREDSRRQSMRDKVEVLLRLSLRSGRSAGFGAYYQGNRRALEILNA, encoded by the coding sequence ATGGCAGAACACTTTCTTTTAACTACCGCTTGCCGGAATTTTTCGCAACACCATATCTCGCAAATGACAGACGAGCAGGTCATTCGTTTCTTTTCCCAAGCCCGTTGGGGCAGTGAGGACATGCAAGCATGTCCTGCATGCGGCGAGATCGCCAATCACTATTGGCGGCGGAGCCGTGCGCAGTGGAGATGTCGTGGATGCTGTAGAGACTTCAGCGTAACTTCAGGTACTGCTTTTAGCCACCGCAAGATATCACTACGGCGAATACTGGAGATGATTTTCAACTTTGCTGTTAGCGCCAAGGGCGTCCCAGCGGCGCAGCTTGCTCGCAGCCACGGACACCGCTGGCGCACATGCTGGCTTCTGACGGCCAAACTGCGTGAAGTCCTGCTTAAAAATCGGGAAACCACTTTGCTGAGTGGCGTTGTCCAGATGGACGGCGGCTATTTCGGGGGAAAACGTAGGGACGCAAATCAGCATGGCTTACGGACGCAAGCGTACCGAGATGCTGTTGCTGCAAAAGTCGAGAGCGCGCCAACGCCGCGTAGTAGGCGGCGCAAGCAGTTACTCCCTGGTGGAGTAGAAAATGCGCGCCGGCGCAAGAATAGGCGCGTAATCATGGTTCTGCGCGAGCTATTCCCAGAGGCCGGCTCAGGCGCAAGACGCACCATCGTCAGCGTCGCGCGCAGTGAGAACGACAAAGATGCCATGGCCCTGGCTCAAAGGTTCATCACTCCAGGAGCGGTGGTAATGACGGACGAGAGCGGTGCTTTCACGCAATTGAGTCATTGGTTCGACCACAAGACCGTCCAGCACTCAATTGAGTACTCCACCAAAGACGGGGTGAACGACAATCAAGCGGAGAGCTACTTTTCCCGAATTCGACGTGCCGAATACGGGGTCTTCCATCGCTTTACGCCGCTTTATCTGATGGATTACGCTCAGGAATTCGTATGGCGTGAAGACTCTCGCAGACAGTCGATGCGAGACAAAGTGGAGGTCCTGCTGAGGCTTTCTCTACGTTCGGGTCGGTCAGCCGGCTTTGGCGCCTACTACCAAGGCAATCGACGCGCTTTGGAGATTCTGAATGCATAG
- a CDS encoding FYVE zinc finger domain-containing protein: MAVLDAWAITVLQNMGNRWQDLALLAPPWPAVNALSGPGGKLNLACWNWALSGYRHICVDPTRMFDYCSAVAADPQAGCPPQLGNEWFQTRSNMRKLRAIRDRFADTGNANACRVELIHLAIEANGLQRGGAGQYQLVVYGTLNTPYPNWTHWWLEIEGATIEHFPNQPDVRIYNGGYSGGHALNGLAVDRINITGVHQEHKDYIQAILRNRRDSLVVRHPAGRQAWRADNTRAGCAQCNVQFGVFKRRHHCRCCGDIFCDDHSSLTRFVTLPATRPNTVPLARSAGRVRVCQRCCPVPP; encoded by the coding sequence ATGGCAGTTCTCGATGCGTGGGCGATCACGGTGTTGCAAAACATGGGCAACCGCTGGCAGGACCTCGCGCTCCTTGCGCCACCCTGGCCCGCCGTCAATGCCCTGAGTGGTCCGGGCGGCAAGCTCAATCTGGCCTGCTGGAACTGGGCACTGAGCGGCTACCGCCACATCTGCGTGGACCCCACCCGCATGTTCGACTACTGCTCGGCCGTGGCCGCGGACCCGCAGGCTGGCTGCCCGCCCCAACTGGGCAACGAATGGTTCCAGACCCGCAGCAACATGCGCAAGCTGCGAGCGATCCGGGACCGGTTCGCCGACACGGGGAACGCCAACGCCTGTCGCGTGGAGCTGATCCACCTGGCCATCGAGGCCAACGGTCTTCAAAGGGGCGGCGCGGGCCAGTACCAATTGGTGGTGTATGGAACGCTCAACACACCGTACCCCAACTGGACCCACTGGTGGCTGGAAATCGAAGGCGCGACCATCGAGCATTTCCCGAACCAGCCCGACGTGCGCATCTACAACGGTGGCTACTCCGGCGGCCACGCCCTGAACGGGCTGGCCGTGGACCGGATCAACATCACCGGGGTCCACCAGGAGCACAAGGACTACATCCAGGCCATCCTGCGCAACCGCCGTGACTCGCTCGTGGTCCGCCACCCCGCGGGGCGCCAGGCCTGGCGCGCCGACAACACCCGCGCGGGCTGCGCCCAGTGCAATGTGCAGTTTGGCGTCTTCAAGCGGCGCCACCACTGCCGCTGCTGCGGCGACATCTTCTGCGACGACCACTCCTCGCTGACGCGCTTCGTCACGCTGCCCGCAACCCGGCCCAACACCGTGCCGCTGGCCCGCAGCGCCGGCCGCGTTCGCGTGTGCCAGCGCTGCTGCCCGGTGCCGCCCTGA
- a CDS encoding PAS domain S-box protein: protein MRLRWLVFCLLACLWQGAAWGQASVVLGNEGSYGLSRVFDHLEDPGGALTLDEVRQPAAQARFVAVSRDATATYTNFGLTSSAIWLRADLRTPPGAPHEWLLEVAYPPLDRIDLYVPDAHGGYTHTQAGDTVDPRDRVPHRNHVLRVSLPPGEGHMVYMRIASQGPVSAPTRLWQPAAMATNDQATFAALSLYFGLLLGLLFYNLLLYFSVRDGAFLLYVAFAAGMGVAQASLTGFGPRFIWSGWSWWIAVSPNVGNSMAAVFGMLFARNFLASATRMPWIDRLALGLVAGWFVNFVAALTLPYTVSAWLSTFLAPVSVVVLVAAGIQGVRLRHPGAGYFLGAWMMLLLGVAALTLHNTGLLPSNLVTANSLLIGSALEMVLLSFALGDRINGVRREKEQVQARIEAEHALVEALRESQERYKTLLEEREIILESSIVGIAFLTPEGRFRWANQAMLQIFAAQGQPVTSMEPFYLSREQYLRVGGEVADAIRRGEVYEQELEVQQATGKRIWISLSGKAVSHRDLTQGTVWVIMDITRRKVLEAELKRTSSEREAILNSATVGIVLSVARRHEWVNEKFASMLGYPRQVLIGQGSEYIHADLDAWSQFGVEARAALIETGTYICERQLRRRDGSLLWVEMGGSCIRPNEPDSGVIWTFLDITGRKRSEQETREALEQQRALNELRTRFVAMTSHEFRTPLAAILSAGELLRDYGDRLPPEERAELLDSIAAAVQRMSRMMDRVLLLGKADAQMLEFAPQPLDLTPLCRQFVDEAKAQHPDSRSEVLTAFAPDLRRGLYDEKLLRHIFGNLLSNALKYSPGGGTVRFSVRHDEKGSTVFEVADQGIGIPPDEITHLFESFHRASNVGSIQGTGLGLAIVKTAVDKHGGRIEVDSVPGEGTRFAVWLPPA, encoded by the coding sequence ATGCGCCTGCGCTGGCTTGTGTTTTGCCTGCTGGCCTGCCTGTGGCAGGGCGCGGCCTGGGGCCAGGCCTCGGTGGTGCTGGGCAACGAGGGCAGCTATGGCCTGTCGCGCGTGTTTGACCACCTGGAGGACCCGGGCGGGGCCCTGACGCTTGACGAGGTCCGCCAGCCCGCGGCGCAGGCCCGCTTTGTGGCCGTCTCGCGCGATGCCACGGCGACCTACACCAACTTCGGGCTGACCTCGTCAGCGATCTGGTTGCGAGCGGACCTGCGCACCCCGCCCGGTGCCCCGCATGAATGGCTGCTGGAGGTGGCCTATCCGCCGCTGGACCGCATCGACCTGTACGTACCCGATGCCCACGGTGGCTACACGCACACCCAGGCGGGCGACACCGTGGACCCGCGCGACCGCGTGCCCCACCGCAACCACGTGCTGAGGGTGTCGTTGCCGCCCGGCGAAGGCCACATGGTCTACATGCGGATCGCCTCGCAAGGCCCGGTGTCGGCGCCCACGCGGCTGTGGCAGCCGGCCGCCATGGCCACCAACGACCAGGCCACGTTTGCCGCGCTGAGCCTGTACTTCGGGTTGCTGCTGGGCCTGCTGTTCTACAACCTGCTGCTGTACTTCTCGGTGCGCGACGGGGCCTTCCTGCTGTATGTGGCGTTTGCCGCGGGCATGGGCGTGGCGCAGGCGTCGCTGACGGGGTTCGGGCCGCGCTTCATCTGGTCCGGCTGGTCCTGGTGGATTGCTGTGTCGCCCAACGTGGGCAACTCGATGGCCGCGGTGTTCGGCATGCTGTTTGCCCGAAATTTCCTGGCCAGTGCCACGCGCATGCCCTGGATCGACCGGCTGGCCCTGGGCCTGGTGGCGGGCTGGTTCGTGAACTTCGTGGCGGCGCTGACCCTGCCTTACACCGTGTCGGCATGGCTGTCCACGTTTCTTGCGCCGGTGAGCGTGGTGGTGCTGGTGGCCGCCGGCATCCAGGGGGTGCGGCTGCGTCACCCGGGCGCGGGGTATTTCCTGGGCGCGTGGATGATGCTGTTGCTGGGCGTGGCCGCGCTCACGCTGCACAACACGGGGCTGCTGCCCTCCAACCTGGTGACCGCCAATTCGCTGCTGATCGGTTCGGCGCTGGAGATGGTGCTGCTGTCGTTCGCGCTGGGCGACCGCATCAACGGCGTGCGGCGCGAGAAGGAGCAGGTCCAGGCCCGCATCGAGGCCGAGCACGCACTGGTGGAGGCGCTGCGCGAGTCGCAGGAGCGCTACAAGACCCTGCTCGAGGAGCGCGAGATCATCCTGGAAAGCTCGATCGTCGGCATCGCCTTCCTCACGCCCGAGGGGCGTTTCCGCTGGGCCAACCAGGCCATGCTGCAGATCTTCGCCGCCCAGGGCCAGCCCGTGACCAGCATGGAGCCGTTCTACCTCAGCCGCGAGCAGTACCTGCGCGTGGGCGGCGAGGTGGCCGACGCGATCCGCCGTGGCGAGGTCTACGAGCAGGAACTGGAGGTGCAGCAGGCCACGGGCAAGCGGATCTGGATCTCGCTGTCGGGCAAGGCCGTGAGCCACCGCGACCTCACGCAGGGCACGGTCTGGGTGATCATGGACATCACGCGGCGCAAGGTGCTGGAGGCCGAACTCAAGCGCACGTCGTCGGAGCGCGAGGCCATCCTCAACAGCGCCACGGTGGGCATCGTGCTGTCGGTGGCGCGCCGCCACGAGTGGGTCAACGAGAAATTCGCCAGCATGCTGGGCTACCCGCGGCAGGTGCTGATCGGGCAGGGCTCGGAATACATCCATGCCGACCTGGACGCCTGGAGCCAGTTTGGCGTGGAGGCCCGCGCCGCCCTGATTGAAACCGGCACCTACATCTGCGAGCGCCAGCTGCGCCGGCGCGACGGCAGCCTGCTGTGGGTGGAAATGGGCGGCAGCTGCATCCGTCCCAATGAGCCCGACTCGGGCGTGATCTGGACCTTTCTGGACATCACCGGGCGCAAGCGCTCGGAGCAGGAAACCCGCGAGGCGCTGGAGCAGCAAAGGGCCCTGAACGAACTGCGCACGCGCTTCGTGGCCATGACCAGCCATGAGTTCCGCACCCCGCTGGCGGCCATCCTGTCGGCCGGCGAGCTGCTGCGCGACTACGGTGACCGCCTGCCGCCCGAGGAGCGCGCCGAACTGCTGGACAGCATCGCCGCGGCGGTTCAGCGCATGTCACGCATGATGGACCGCGTGCTCCTGCTGGGCAAGGCCGATGCTCAGATGCTGGAGTTTGCGCCGCAGCCGCTGGACCTGACGCCGCTGTGCCGGCAGTTCGTGGACGAGGCCAAGGCCCAGCACCCCGACTCCAGGAGCGAGGTGCTCACGGCGTTTGCGCCGGACCTGCGCCGCGGCCTGTACGACGAGAAGCTGCTGCGCCACATCTTTGGCAACCTGCTGTCCAACGCGCTCAAGTACTCGCCGGGCGGCGGCACCGTGCGCTTCAGCGTGCGCCATGACGAAAAGGGCAGCACGGTGTTCGAGGTGGCGGACCAGGGCATTGGCATTCCGCCCGACGAAATCACCCACCTGTTCGAGTCGTTCCATCGCGCCAGCAACGTGGGCAGCATCCAGGGCACGGGCCTGGGGCTGGCCATTGTCAAGACGGCGGTGGACAAGCATGGCGGGCGCATCGA
- a CDS encoding AAA family ATPase — protein sequence MIHFPVLDRVSVVNYALYVGRPEAPGLHHVFQPGVNVIVGINGLGKTTLLNILLRALTGPFDSPPGDELGEKKRRLVPADRHWFRRRVPNDAVDARVTIEFQVGEQVFQVERSLANLDLLTLWIDQRKVELDKPVELEAAYQQRVSTAAGLSSFDDFVFLLRYVVFFLEDRRSLVWDPAAQGEILGMLFGEQDGNRQRYVEVFNDLLSKDSEYRNMLSVVNKREKELRKQASSIEGGQIDMLTKQLDELRDQVETLSDRKAELATERDSLRDQIENRRRDIHDKRASLAVDLNRFYESFFPQVGEAGRYLLSHFEAESGCLVCGTRTPEAVARVNAKLHMNTCPVCESPIEEGSKPAHDPHAGEEMEARRQEIAELEAYVQDMAAPLQSAELEYAEVAGRLVATTSDIASLEAQLEALGHSLPDAVERRDKLKQHLLTFKAALNQIEVERAGLASEFGELATAIDNDVRSVSARIESSFAHFISGFLAENCHITYTARKSRIGQRTTTESFSFPQFVPALTSGVHRASATPREQGQSVSESQKEFIDLAFRMALLEIAAPDAPSMLILETPEASLDSVFVPRAADLLRRFAVRAGGGAATRLIASSNVNREQMIPALFGAYPDARFHEQVVDDSGPPAPAVPQELREKHVLDLLSIAAPTRALERFREPYEEERDRAIYPERFAQTP from the coding sequence ATGATTCACTTTCCGGTTTTGGACCGTGTGAGCGTGGTGAACTACGCGCTCTATGTCGGGCGTCCCGAGGCGCCTGGCTTGCACCACGTCTTCCAGCCAGGCGTCAACGTCATTGTTGGAATCAACGGGCTCGGAAAGACAACACTGCTGAACATTCTTCTCCGAGCGTTGACCGGCCCGTTTGATTCCCCGCCGGGCGATGAGCTAGGCGAGAAGAAGCGTCGCCTCGTTCCTGCTGATCGACACTGGTTCCGCCGCCGCGTCCCAAATGATGCGGTGGACGCGCGCGTCACCATAGAATTTCAAGTGGGCGAACAGGTCTTCCAGGTGGAGCGTTCGCTGGCCAATCTGGATCTCCTCACGCTTTGGATCGACCAGCGAAAGGTTGAACTCGACAAACCTGTGGAGCTTGAGGCCGCATACCAACAGCGCGTTAGTACGGCTGCGGGTTTGAGCTCGTTCGACGACTTCGTATTCTTGTTGAGGTACGTCGTTTTTTTCTTGGAAGACCGGCGGAGTTTGGTGTGGGACCCAGCTGCTCAAGGGGAGATTCTGGGCATGCTCTTTGGAGAGCAAGATGGCAACCGCCAGCGCTATGTGGAGGTTTTCAACGACCTGTTGAGCAAGGACAGCGAATATCGAAACATGCTCTCTGTCGTGAACAAGCGGGAGAAGGAGCTGAGAAAGCAGGCAAGCAGCATCGAAGGCGGGCAGATCGACATGCTAACCAAGCAGCTCGATGAGCTGCGCGACCAGGTTGAGACATTAAGTGATCGGAAGGCGGAGCTTGCGACGGAACGAGACTCGCTGCGGGATCAAATCGAGAACCGACGTCGGGATATCCATGACAAGCGGGCGTCCTTGGCCGTCGATTTGAATCGCTTCTACGAATCATTCTTCCCTCAGGTCGGCGAAGCCGGGCGCTATCTGCTCTCACACTTTGAAGCGGAGTCTGGCTGTCTTGTCTGTGGCACCCGAACGCCAGAAGCGGTTGCTCGCGTCAATGCAAAACTGCACATGAATACGTGCCCAGTTTGCGAAAGCCCTATCGAAGAAGGCAGTAAGCCCGCACACGATCCTCATGCCGGCGAGGAAATGGAAGCCAGGCGGCAGGAAATTGCTGAGCTGGAAGCATACGTACAGGATATGGCGGCCCCGCTACAAAGCGCTGAACTCGAATATGCTGAGGTAGCCGGACGCCTCGTAGCCACAACGTCGGATATCGCCTCCCTTGAAGCGCAACTGGAGGCGCTTGGACATTCCCTACCAGATGCAGTAGAGCGACGCGATAAGTTGAAGCAGCACTTGCTAACCTTCAAAGCCGCGCTCAATCAGATCGAAGTTGAGCGTGCTGGCCTGGCTTCGGAATTCGGTGAACTCGCCACTGCGATTGACAACGATGTACGCTCGGTTTCAGCGCGAATTGAAAGTTCGTTCGCACACTTTATAAGCGGCTTTCTAGCGGAGAACTGCCACATCACCTATACAGCACGAAAAAGCCGAATTGGTCAGCGTACGACGACTGAGAGCTTCTCGTTCCCGCAGTTTGTCCCCGCACTCACGTCCGGCGTTCACCGAGCAAGCGCGACCCCTCGTGAACAAGGCCAGTCCGTTTCTGAGTCCCAGAAGGAGTTTATAGACTTGGCGTTTCGGATGGCTTTGCTGGAGATTGCTGCTCCTGATGCGCCGAGCATGCTGATTTTGGAAACACCAGAAGCGAGCCTGGATTCCGTATTCGTGCCGCGCGCCGCCGACTTGCTGCGGCGCTTTGCTGTACGCGCTGGCGGCGGAGCCGCGACCCGACTGATCGCATCTTCGAACGTGAATCGCGAACAGATGATTCCCGCCTTGTTCGGCGCATATCCTGATGCTCGCTTTCACGAGCAGGTAGTAGATGATTCAGGCCCACCCGCGCCCGCAGTGCCACAAGAACTGCGTGAGAAGCATGTGTTGGACCTCCTTTCCATCGCCGCGCCAACGCGTGCACTGGAGCGGTTCCGTGAGCCTTACGAGGAAGAGCGCGATCGCGCGATCTACCCCGAGCGTTTTGCTCAAACGCCGTGA